The following coding sequences are from one Paenibacillus tundrae window:
- a CDS encoding DUF2515 family protein produces MHTHKTDSPPLESFFHIVRSIPGAAREVWRGKQAAWQASNQLRHPLRDLAWQSDVAQSLQEEVERSLPGVESAATRHARSAIVCEEDCIILEEIHRLTAEHNRSNITRTAAYLECYEQYPELHWALLAHMVSRNGGYHMTDLQSGLMHNLQSQTDREHMYRMLERCNALIFQDAYPQLLLYMNSRRLGRSCFHLLPHFHISVFMTPFWERFWLERCSSLLSVALIINEQNYIESRVVQHPYFKKEVLSKPAFHVHNLAGLNHIVFPLGRGKGLTGRVIEHFAKLDERIMFGKSLYAMLFGTQQVLTQVLEFARAVPHRGSRAEYWPGLFTAHEEHAGKNEFYSKELLELEWLPEGQRLYSPELLAVWQDTPYEPITRQDWLQSRDCLGHLTAPRRPWLFEMSHEHRYGLLKTAAAHDAKTLLH; encoded by the coding sequence ATGCATACTCACAAAACAGATTCGCCTCCACTGGAGTCCTTTTTTCACATTGTGCGTTCCATTCCTGGTGCGGCGAGGGAAGTCTGGCGTGGCAAACAGGCGGCGTGGCAAGCCTCCAATCAACTACGTCATCCTTTACGTGATTTGGCTTGGCAATCTGATGTCGCCCAATCCTTGCAAGAAGAAGTTGAACGATCATTGCCTGGAGTGGAATCGGCTGCTACTAGACATGCTCGCAGCGCGATTGTATGTGAAGAGGACTGCATTATTTTAGAAGAAATCCATAGACTGACGGCAGAGCATAATCGAAGCAATATTACCCGCACAGCAGCCTATCTGGAATGTTATGAACAGTATCCTGAGCTTCATTGGGCGCTGCTGGCTCATATGGTTTCACGCAACGGTGGATACCATATGACAGATCTACAGAGTGGTCTAATGCACAACCTGCAAAGTCAAACTGATCGAGAACATATGTATCGCATGCTGGAGCGTTGTAATGCGCTTATCTTCCAAGACGCCTATCCTCAATTATTGTTGTACATGAACAGCCGTAGACTGGGACGAAGTTGTTTTCACCTCCTCCCCCATTTCCATATCTCTGTCTTTATGACTCCCTTTTGGGAACGATTTTGGCTGGAACGATGCAGCTCGTTGCTCAGTGTGGCATTAATTATTAATGAGCAGAACTATATTGAGAGCCGGGTTGTGCAGCATCCTTATTTTAAAAAAGAAGTGCTGTCCAAGCCTGCCTTTCATGTGCATAACCTGGCTGGGCTTAATCATATCGTATTTCCACTCGGACGTGGCAAAGGACTTACGGGCCGAGTCATTGAACATTTCGCCAAGCTTGATGAACGTATTATGTTTGGAAAAAGCCTGTATGCTATGCTGTTCGGTACCCAGCAAGTATTGACGCAAGTACTAGAATTCGCCCGTGCCGTACCCCATCGCGGATCGCGTGCCGAATATTGGCCAGGCTTGTTCACAGCCCACGAGGAGCATGCTGGAAAGAATGAGTTTTATAGCAAGGAATTATTGGAGCTGGAATGGCTGCCAGAGGGTCAGCGACTATACAGCCCTGAATTACTCGCTGTGTGGCAGGATACACCCTATGAGCCGATTACAAGACAGGACTGGCTCCAGAGTAGGGATTGCCTTGGCCATCTAACCGCACCACGTCGACCATGGCTATTCGAGATGAGTCACGAACACCGATATGGGTTGCTCAAAACTGCGGCAGCTCATGATGCCAAAACTTTATTACATTAA
- a CDS encoding methionine ABC transporter permease — MDFSTVHWEEVGKASIETLQILLVSGLFTVIIGLPLGVLLFMTARSPSAKSILVYSILSVIVNILRSVPFIILIVALLPVTRALVGTATGVLGTIPPLVIAAAPYFARIVETTLREVDRGVIEAAQAMGASTGQIVRRVLLPEALPGLLAGITITIVTLVSYTAMAGMVGGGGLGTLAINYGYYRYQTEVMLVAVVLIVILVQVLQMFGDRLVKLFTRK, encoded by the coding sequence ATGGACTTTTCAACTGTACACTGGGAAGAGGTCGGCAAAGCGTCTATTGAGACACTGCAGATTCTTCTTGTATCCGGTTTGTTTACTGTAATTATCGGCTTACCATTAGGTGTGCTACTCTTCATGACAGCAAGATCCCCATCGGCAAAATCAATTCTCGTTTACTCGATTCTGTCGGTTATTGTCAATATATTGCGATCTGTTCCATTCATCATTCTAATTGTTGCTCTACTTCCCGTTACTCGCGCCCTTGTTGGGACGGCTACAGGTGTACTGGGGACAATCCCACCACTTGTCATTGCAGCAGCACCTTACTTCGCGAGGATTGTGGAGACGACTTTGCGTGAGGTAGATCGTGGTGTTATAGAAGCTGCACAAGCGATGGGAGCCTCTACAGGGCAGATTGTAAGACGTGTTCTGTTACCAGAGGCACTGCCTGGTTTGCTAGCAGGTATAACCATTACCATAGTTACATTGGTTTCTTATACGGCAATGGCGGGTATGGTTGGTGGCGGTGGCCTTGGAACACTGGCGATCAACTATGGTTACTATCGTTATCAGACAGAAGTCATGCTTGTCGCGGTAGTATTGATTGTTATTTTAGTACAGGTACTTCAGATGTTTGGAGATCGTCTAGTTAAATTGTTCACCAGGAAATAA
- a CDS encoding methionine ABC transporter ATP-binding protein yields MIELKGITKTYGRGAKATTALADLNLNVRKGEIFGVIGHSGAGKSTLIRCINLLERPTEGEVWVNGVNLTSLSKSELQQQRGKIGMIFQHFNLLSSATVYDNVAFPLKLVNTPKAEIDRKVKEMLTLVGLEQHSNKYPAQLSGGQKQRVGIARALASDPDVLLCDEATSALDPQTTSSILKLLLDINQKYELTIVLITHEMHVIQSICDQVAVIHQGGIVEQGPVTKVFLKPQHAITRDFMQQGQATDLLLLEEEGLASSENSRKNGEQSQLVKISFLGQKTYEAILSRTVRKTGVDFAILQGTISTIKQVPYGQLIVRFEGDSAAINSTTRELVEQGLDVEVLR; encoded by the coding sequence TTGATTGAATTAAAGGGAATAACCAAAACATATGGTAGAGGCGCAAAGGCGACGACTGCGCTTGCGGATCTGAATCTGAATGTACGTAAAGGCGAGATCTTTGGAGTCATTGGGCATTCGGGTGCAGGTAAAAGTACATTGATTCGATGTATCAATCTATTGGAGCGACCTACTGAAGGTGAAGTGTGGGTTAATGGAGTGAACTTGACCAGTCTGAGTAAGTCGGAATTGCAGCAGCAGCGGGGTAAGATCGGCATGATCTTTCAGCATTTCAACCTTCTCTCATCTGCTACGGTCTACGACAATGTTGCATTTCCACTGAAATTGGTCAATACGCCCAAAGCGGAGATCGACCGTAAGGTAAAGGAAATGCTCACCTTGGTCGGACTTGAACAGCATAGCAACAAGTATCCTGCACAATTGTCAGGAGGGCAGAAGCAACGGGTTGGCATTGCACGTGCACTCGCCAGTGATCCAGATGTCCTGCTATGTGATGAAGCGACGTCTGCTCTTGATCCACAGACAACAAGTTCTATTCTGAAGCTTCTGCTGGATATTAACCAGAAGTATGAGTTAACGATTGTGCTGATTACTCATGAGATGCATGTGATCCAGAGTATCTGTGATCAGGTTGCAGTTATTCATCAGGGCGGCATTGTTGAACAGGGACCGGTTACGAAAGTATTTCTCAAGCCGCAACATGCCATCACACGAGATTTCATGCAACAAGGTCAGGCGACTGATTTGTTGTTGCTTGAAGAGGAAGGTTTGGCAAGCTCAGAGAACAGCCGTAAGAATGGCGAACAATCTCAGTTGGTGAAGATTTCGTTCTTGGGGCAGAAGACGTATGAAGCTATTCTGTCACGAACCGTTCGCAAAACCGGCGTTGATTTCGCGATTCTGCAAGGAACGATCTCTACGATCAAACAAGTCCCTTATGGACAGCTTATCGTTCGTTTCGAGGGAGATTCTGCTGCGATTAACTCAACTACCCGTGAATTAGTCGAGCAGGGACTTGATGTGGAGGTGCTTCGTTAA
- a CDS encoding COX15/CtaA family protein yields MKHLTLFKWLTVLTCLVMFLATFGGGIVTKTESGLGCGTEWPLCNGKLVPAHTVASLIEYSHRAVSALAGLLSIASFVAFLRFGKSRRDLQLFSLLTLIFVIVQGIMGAFAVVFSQSSAVMALHFGFSIIAFASSLMMALGIRQEARHGGLERLNNYPRVTKGFRNLVWFSTVYTYLVVYTGAFVSHTDSAGGCSGFPLCNGQIVPELSGGVAVAFAHRLAALSLVIVIAILGHYAYRKHPDNTELRRLGVIAVVLILLQVFIGFVMMLTIGRPEVYMFVALAHMLDIAILFGVLTYMSFLVYKLHRPVNRF; encoded by the coding sequence TTGAAGCATTTAACCTTGTTTAAGTGGTTAACCGTATTAACTTGTCTTGTAATGTTCCTGGCGACATTCGGTGGGGGCATTGTTACTAAGACGGAATCCGGATTAGGTTGTGGCACAGAGTGGCCTTTGTGTAACGGAAAGCTTGTTCCAGCACATACGGTAGCATCCCTAATTGAATATTCACATCGTGCCGTAAGCGCATTGGCAGGTCTGCTGTCGATTGCCTCTTTTGTAGCATTTTTACGGTTTGGTAAGTCTCGCCGAGATCTACAATTGTTCTCATTACTAACGCTCATTTTTGTTATTGTCCAGGGAATCATGGGAGCCTTTGCCGTGGTGTTCTCCCAATCTTCCGCCGTAATGGCGCTGCACTTTGGATTCTCGATCATAGCCTTCGCAAGTTCTCTAATGATGGCGCTGGGAATAAGGCAGGAGGCGCGTCACGGAGGACTAGAAAGATTGAATAATTACCCTCGGGTAACCAAAGGCTTCCGTAATCTGGTCTGGTTTTCCACTGTTTACACGTATCTCGTTGTGTACACAGGTGCGTTCGTGAGCCATACCGACTCAGCGGGAGGCTGCTCTGGTTTCCCATTATGTAATGGACAGATTGTTCCAGAGTTATCGGGAGGGGTAGCTGTAGCATTCGCTCACCGTTTGGCTGCATTATCCTTAGTTATTGTCATCGCGATTTTGGGTCATTATGCATATCGCAAACACCCGGATAACACCGAACTTCGGAGATTAGGTGTTATCGCTGTAGTGCTCATCCTGCTCCAAGTTTTCATTGGATTCGTGATGATGCTTACGATCGGGCGCCCAGAAGTGTACATGTTCGTTGCACTTGCTCATATGTTGGATATTGCCATATTGTTCGGAGTTCTAACGTACATGAGTTTCCTTGTATACAAGCTGCATCGTCCAGTTAATCGTTTCTAA
- a CDS encoding MetQ/NlpA family ABC transporter substrate-binding protein gives MKKWSFALLSIMLIAVLAACGNNKDADSGADNSAGAPRTVELKVGASPTPHAEILESIKPELEAAGIRLQVVTFNDYVQPNQQLADKQLDANFFQHQPYLDAENAARGFNLVTVTPVHVEPFGGYSKKIKSLDELKDGAKVAIPNDPSNGGRALLLLAKEGLITLKDNTNISSTLQDITENPKNLEIIELDAAMMPRQLDEADLVFINANYALEANLNPEKDALLIEDLQGNPYANILVAREDNKDADAIKKLAEALNSEAVKTFIKERYQGAVEPAF, from the coding sequence ATGAAAAAATGGTCATTTGCTCTACTAAGTATTATGCTGATTGCAGTATTAGCAGCTTGCGGAAACAACAAGGATGCAGATAGCGGTGCAGACAATTCTGCTGGCGCCCCACGTACCGTTGAACTGAAAGTAGGAGCATCGCCTACACCTCATGCTGAAATTCTAGAAAGTATCAAGCCTGAGCTCGAAGCAGCAGGCATTCGTTTGCAAGTTGTAACATTTAATGATTACGTTCAACCGAATCAACAACTAGCTGACAAACAATTGGACGCTAACTTCTTCCAACACCAACCGTATCTAGATGCAGAAAATGCAGCACGTGGCTTTAACCTCGTTACTGTAACTCCTGTACACGTTGAGCCTTTTGGTGGTTACTCCAAAAAGATTAAATCACTGGATGAATTGAAAGACGGCGCAAAAGTTGCTATCCCGAATGACCCATCCAATGGTGGCCGTGCATTGTTGTTGCTTGCAAAAGAAGGTCTGATTACGCTTAAAGACAACACAAACATCTCGTCAACACTGCAAGACATTACTGAAAATCCGAAAAACTTGGAGATCATTGAGTTGGATGCAGCGATGATGCCGCGTCAACTGGATGAAGCAGATCTGGTATTCATTAACGCCAACTATGCACTGGAAGCGAATTTGAATCCAGAAAAAGATGCTCTTCTGATCGAGGATCTGCAAGGTAACCCATACGCTAACATTCTTGTAGCACGTGAAGATAACAAAGACGCAGACGCTATCAAGAAACTGGCAGAAGCTCTGAATTCCGAAGCAGTAAAAACATTCATCAAAGAGCGCTACCAAGGTGCAGTTGAACCTGCATTTTAA
- a CDS encoding metal ABC transporter permease: MATFWIILTAILVSSACAILGCFLILRRMALVGDAISHAVLPGIAIAFLWSGSRDSLWMLLGATIFGLLTVFLIQSLQAGGLSSDASIGIVFTALFAVGVILISLNAQHIDLDLDCVLFGEIAYVQWDTLMIGGTDVGPRAVWMLGITLLVILVVIGLFYKQFKLCAFDPALAAACGIPVVLFHYLLMGLVSMTSVASFESVGSILVVGMLIVPAATAYLLTDRLGKMILYSVLVGAASSVGGYIMAYMLDASIAGCMVAVAGILFVLALLLSPKHGIIFRYARRKFATR, encoded by the coding sequence ATGGCAACCTTTTGGATTATTTTAACGGCAATACTTGTCTCGTCAGCTTGTGCAATTCTGGGTTGTTTTCTAATTTTGCGCCGGATGGCCTTAGTGGGTGATGCCATTAGTCATGCTGTACTACCCGGGATTGCCATAGCTTTCTTATGGAGTGGTTCCCGAGATTCGTTATGGATGCTGCTTGGTGCAACGATCTTTGGTCTATTGACGGTGTTTCTGATTCAGAGCTTGCAGGCTGGGGGGCTATCCTCCGATGCCTCTATTGGTATTGTATTTACGGCTCTATTTGCGGTAGGGGTCATCTTAATTAGTCTGAATGCACAGCATATTGACTTGGATCTGGACTGCGTCCTATTTGGTGAGATTGCTTATGTGCAGTGGGATACACTGATGATTGGTGGTACGGATGTTGGGCCAAGAGCAGTATGGATGCTGGGAATTACGTTGTTGGTCATCCTGGTGGTTATTGGGCTGTTCTATAAACAGTTCAAGCTATGTGCCTTCGATCCAGCACTGGCTGCAGCCTGCGGTATTCCGGTAGTGTTGTTCCATTACTTGCTCATGGGACTTGTCTCCATGACGTCTGTGGCTTCGTTTGAAAGTGTAGGCTCTATTCTCGTTGTAGGTATGTTGATTGTACCTGCGGCAACAGCGTATCTGTTAACCGATCGACTTGGCAAAATGATCCTGTACAGCGTGCTGGTTGGAGCTGCTTCTTCGGTTGGAGGCTACATCATGGCTTATATGTTGGATGCTTCCATTGCAGGGTGCATGGTGGCGGTTGCCGGTATTTTATTTGTACTCGCGCTGCTGTTGTCCCCGAAACACGGGATTATCTTCCGCTATGCTCGCCGTAAATTTGCTACACGTTAA
- a CDS encoding putative polysaccharide biosynthesis protein: MSKKETFIKGTLILAAAALIARVLGLVQRVPLEHILGDIGNASFTISNTVYLMLLTVATAGIPSTLSKMVSERYALGRAGEAQQIYRAALIFAAVAGVVMSTLLWFAAPFYATHISKVPESVSAIRALAPALLLFPAIAMMRGYFQGRGNMTAGGISQIVEQFARVGTAIIVAYIMLQWNYDDQTIAAGASFGGVFGSIGAFAVMLYFTLKLRRKDREAQFEMERAQQLPMRGIYADIFKLSIPIVLSSLAVPAINFIDSSLVVPLLSGRNGLEEATAVLAILGAKAQSIAGIPPILAIALSQSLVPVISAAFARKDETHLKNQITLALRISILTGMPIVIALCTAAYSVNGLLFSSLDGTPIIALLTFGTIFQITMMTTNSILLGVGKPRITMISVAIGVVVKLVASLILAQIFGIYGIIIATALCFLVITYLNLRVLRKIVSFSIMGDRWKGFLLTVLLAAGAGFGTNWLGNMVFGSFLPSRVSFLMTCLVVGALVVVIYLVLLIVLRVLRKDELGSYPRILQKVLRPLMRLQRGVEQQG; this comes from the coding sequence TTGTCTAAGAAGGAAACATTTATTAAGGGGACGCTCATTCTAGCGGCAGCAGCGCTCATTGCAAGGGTGCTTGGTCTTGTGCAACGTGTGCCGCTTGAGCATATCCTCGGCGATATCGGTAACGCATCGTTTACCATTTCCAATACGGTATATTTAATGCTGTTAACCGTTGCTACGGCAGGTATACCAAGTACGCTGAGTAAAATGGTATCCGAACGCTACGCACTAGGACGAGCTGGCGAAGCACAGCAGATCTACCGAGCAGCCCTGATTTTCGCTGCTGTGGCTGGTGTTGTAATGTCTACACTGCTGTGGTTTGCCGCACCGTTCTACGCGACCCATATCTCGAAGGTACCGGAATCCGTTAGTGCCATTCGGGCTCTAGCACCTGCCTTGCTGCTCTTCCCGGCGATTGCCATGATGCGTGGTTATTTCCAAGGTCGAGGCAACATGACGGCTGGTGGTATCTCACAGATTGTAGAACAATTTGCCCGTGTAGGAACTGCCATTATCGTGGCCTACATTATGCTGCAATGGAATTATGATGATCAGACAATCGCTGCGGGTGCTTCCTTCGGTGGTGTATTCGGAAGTATTGGTGCGTTTGCTGTTATGCTGTACTTCACCTTGAAGCTACGTCGCAAAGATCGTGAAGCCCAGTTTGAAATGGAGCGAGCTCAGCAATTGCCGATGCGCGGCATTTACGCAGATATCTTTAAGCTGTCTATTCCGATTGTTCTATCATCGCTGGCGGTTCCTGCAATTAACTTCATTGACTCATCCCTTGTCGTTCCATTGCTAAGTGGTCGTAATGGATTAGAAGAAGCGACAGCCGTACTTGCGATCTTGGGTGCGAAGGCGCAAAGTATTGCGGGTATACCGCCGATTCTTGCCATCGCTTTGAGTCAATCCTTGGTGCCGGTTATCTCGGCAGCATTCGCTCGTAAGGATGAGACCCATCTGAAGAATCAGATTACGCTAGCGTTGCGTATTTCGATTCTCACAGGTATGCCTATTGTTATTGCGCTCTGTACTGCGGCGTATTCTGTGAACGGATTATTATTTAGTTCATTGGATGGGACACCGATTATTGCGTTGCTTACTTTCGGTACCATTTTCCAGATTACGATGATGACAACAAACTCCATCTTGCTGGGCGTAGGTAAACCACGAATTACGATGATCAGTGTAGCTATAGGGGTAGTCGTCAAATTGGTGGCGAGTCTGATCCTTGCACAGATCTTTGGCATTTATGGCATCATTATTGCAACAGCGCTATGTTTCTTAGTGATTACGTATCTGAATCTCCGAGTATTGAGAAAAATAGTATCCTTCTCGATCATGGGTGATCGTTGGAAAGGGTTCCTGTTGACTGTATTGCTCGCTGCAGGTGCTGGCTTCGGCACAAACTGGTTAGGAAATATGGTCTTTGGCTCATTCCTGCCATCCCGTGTATCGTTCCTGATGACCTGTCTCGTTGTTGGTGCACTGGTCGTTGTTATCTATCTCGTGCTCCTGATTGTACTGCGTGTGCTGCGTAAGGATGAGTTGGGGAGTTACCCACGTATTCTGCAAAAGGTTTTACGTCCACTAATGCGTCTGCAACGTGGAGTAGAGCAACAAGGGTAA
- a CDS encoding Cthe_2314 family HEPN domain-containing protein, which yields MLRTLLGEPPRQNEGILEEAIDSMVETLELLQRQLEKNQDPTHDYRKLYVWTQGLISSLDELEQSCFAASHFRKKVKAGSTEDMTSEEKAEYARYVYFYKDGFIRCFAILDKTGTVLNELFQLNTTKVKTHFSYFTVLRQFGYAKMHSELAVKLTEIKDVYREPMSKLRKRRNMEIHYMNSEMQDDLWQLHQTLQGKVKLEDLDQHLNELRQGLDMVCITLKASYGYINKMWYQQGFRERTKGLKS from the coding sequence ATGCTGCGAACGTTGCTAGGCGAACCGCCGCGCCAAAATGAGGGTATTTTGGAGGAAGCTATTGATTCAATGGTGGAGACTTTGGAGTTACTGCAACGACAACTGGAGAAGAACCAAGATCCAACGCATGATTATCGCAAGTTATATGTATGGACGCAGGGGTTAATTTCTTCGTTGGATGAACTGGAGCAGAGTTGCTTTGCAGCATCTCATTTTCGGAAAAAGGTAAAAGCAGGTTCTACAGAAGACATGACCAGTGAAGAAAAGGCTGAATACGCCCGGTATGTTTATTTCTACAAGGATGGATTCATTCGTTGCTTTGCCATTTTGGACAAGACAGGAACGGTGCTGAATGAACTGTTTCAGCTCAATACAACCAAAGTGAAAACGCATTTCTCTTATTTTACCGTGTTGCGACAGTTTGGATATGCGAAGATGCACTCGGAGCTAGCTGTGAAGCTGACTGAGATCAAGGATGTATACCGAGAGCCCATGAGCAAATTACGTAAACGCAGAAACATGGAGATTCATTACATGAATTCTGAGATGCAAGATGATTTGTGGCAACTGCATCAGACGTTACAGGGGAAAGTGAAGCTGGAGGACTTGGATCAGCATTTGAACGAATTGCGTCAAGGATTAGATATGGTGTGTATTACTTTGAAGGCGTCTTATGGATACATTAATAAAATGTGGTATCAACAAGGTTTTAGAGAGCGTACTAAAGGGTTAAAATCATAA
- a CDS encoding metal ABC transporter permease gives MWNWALSILSDPNTRWILLGCLLLGFSSGIIGSFTFLRRQSLMGDTLAHAALPGICIAFMLTETKSVGLFLFGALVAGIVATFGISWITRHSRIKQDAAMGIVLTVFFGIGVVMLTRIQHSASGSQSGLDKYLFGQAASMVMTDVYVMGGVCLLLLIACLVWFKEFKLVSFDPGFARGMGLPVAVLEQLILLLTVIAVVAGIQAVGVVLVAALLVTPAAAARCWTDSLALMVLLSGIFGAMSGATGTLFSTMVPNLPTGPVTVLAATVLFAGSALLAPRRGLLARRLRSIQAKSAYLREEHAAVQTLSAQRNGQQERGEM, from the coding sequence ATGTGGAACTGGGCACTCTCCATTCTGTCTGACCCGAATACTCGCTGGATTCTTCTCGGATGTTTATTACTTGGATTCAGTAGTGGAATCATCGGCTCCTTTACCTTTTTACGACGTCAGAGCCTTATGGGTGACACACTTGCACATGCAGCGTTGCCGGGAATCTGTATTGCATTTATGCTAACCGAGACCAAATCCGTGGGACTTTTCTTGTTTGGCGCTCTCGTTGCTGGTATTGTAGCCACCTTCGGCATTTCGTGGATTACACGGCATTCTCGCATTAAGCAGGATGCTGCAATGGGAATTGTATTAACGGTGTTCTTCGGCATTGGCGTAGTGATGTTGACACGCATTCAGCATAGTGCGAGTGGAAGCCAGAGCGGGCTCGACAAGTATTTGTTTGGTCAGGCAGCTTCGATGGTGATGACGGATGTGTATGTTATGGGCGGCGTCTGTCTGTTGTTACTCATCGCTTGCCTCGTGTGGTTTAAGGAATTCAAGCTGGTGAGCTTCGATCCAGGATTCGCAAGAGGCATGGGATTGCCTGTTGCTGTGCTGGAGCAGCTCATTCTATTATTAACTGTTATTGCGGTCGTTGCAGGCATTCAGGCGGTAGGTGTAGTCCTCGTTGCCGCCCTGTTGGTCACGCCGGCAGCTGCAGCACGTTGCTGGACAGATTCACTTGCACTTATGGTGCTGCTCTCAGGTATATTTGGTGCTATGAGCGGTGCAACAGGTACGTTGTTCAGCACGATGGTTCCTAATCTACCAACAGGTCCTGTGACTGTGCTAGCAGCAACTGTCCTGTTTGCAGGTTCGGCACTACTGGCTCCGCGCAGGGGCTTACTGGCCCGGCGCTTACGAAGTATTCAAGCCAAGTCGGCTTACTTGAGAGAAGAGCATGCCGCCGTTCAGACACTCTCTGCGCAGCGAAATGGGCAGCAAGAACGGGGTGAGATGTAA
- a CDS encoding DUF456 domain-containing protein, producing MAGTVYPILPGAVAIFFAFLVYGWFFSFDPFGVWFWITQILIVVVLFVADYVVSAWGVKKFGGSKLSTTLSTIGVIIGPFVIPAFGLVLGPFLGAFIGELIGGSSPSKATKVGFGSVVGLFTSTVMKIILQIVMIVLFIIWVVRFA from the coding sequence ATGGCGGGAACCGTCTATCCAATCTTACCGGGTGCTGTAGCGATATTCTTCGCATTTCTGGTCTATGGATGGTTCTTTAGTTTTGACCCGTTTGGTGTATGGTTCTGGATTACTCAGATTTTGATCGTCGTTGTGCTGTTCGTGGCTGACTATGTCGTTAGTGCCTGGGGCGTTAAGAAATTCGGCGGTTCCAAGCTATCCACCACGTTAAGTACGATTGGTGTAATCATTGGTCCATTTGTCATCCCGGCGTTCGGGCTTGTACTAGGCCCATTCCTCGGTGCCTTTATTGGGGAGCTTATCGGAGGATCATCACCTTCCAAAGCGACTAAAGTTGGTTTTGGTTCCGTGGTGGGACTGTTCACAAGTACGGTGATGAAAATTATTTTGCAAATCGTCATGATTGTGCTCTTTATTATCTGGGTGGTTCGATTCGCATAG
- a CDS encoding thioredoxin family protein, whose translation MEQITSKPEFDVAIQSPRLTVAVFKADWCGDCKYIDPFMPEVEDKYARELTLVEVDVDQVGTVSEEQNILGIPSFVAYTDGRELVRYVNKLRKSREEIEQFLDRAVEVYKTIHK comes from the coding sequence ATGGAACAAATAACTTCCAAACCTGAATTTGATGTAGCGATTCAATCTCCGAGATTGACCGTAGCTGTATTTAAAGCCGATTGGTGTGGAGATTGTAAATACATCGATCCATTTATGCCTGAGGTAGAGGACAAGTATGCTCGTGAGCTGACACTGGTTGAGGTTGATGTTGATCAAGTGGGGACAGTTAGCGAAGAACAAAACATCCTCGGCATACCGAGTTTTGTGGCGTATACAGATGGACGCGAGCTGGTTCGTTATGTGAATAAGCTTCGTAAATCTAGAGAAGAGATTGAGCAGTTTCTTGATCGTGCTGTTGAAGTGTATAAAACGATCCACAAATAA
- a CDS encoding Cof-type HAD-IIB family hydrolase — translation MSELKYKLLALDMDGTLLDDNHEITQETAKWIKIAMRRGIHVCLSTGRAVFHAMPYAVQLGLETPMITVNGSEVWKAPNDLHFRHLMDPSLIRKLQQIGEKYNSWYWAYSVEELFNRDRWTDNIEGLEWLKFGYTTEVDEVRHQIMLELQELGGLQMTNSSPVNIEINPAGISKASGVAEVCKLLGIEMSEVVAVGDSLNDLAVIEAVGLGVAMGNAQEQVKEAADLIVASNNEDGIVEVIREHILKGE, via the coding sequence ATGAGTGAACTGAAATACAAATTGCTAGCACTCGATATGGATGGAACATTGCTAGATGATAATCATGAGATTACACAGGAAACGGCCAAATGGATCAAAATTGCAATGCGCCGCGGCATACATGTATGTCTATCTACAGGAAGAGCGGTATTCCATGCTATGCCTTATGCGGTACAGCTTGGTCTAGAGACGCCGATGATTACTGTGAATGGTAGTGAAGTGTGGAAAGCTCCGAATGATCTACATTTCCGCCATCTGATGGATCCGTCATTAATCCGCAAGCTGCAACAGATCGGGGAGAAATATAACAGCTGGTACTGGGCATACTCCGTGGAAGAGCTGTTCAACCGTGATCGCTGGACAGACAATATCGAAGGCTTGGAATGGCTGAAGTTCGGATATACCACTGAGGTTGACGAAGTACGTCACCAGATCATGCTGGAACTACAGGAACTTGGCGGTCTGCAAATGACGAATTCTTCACCTGTTAATATTGAGATCAACCCGGCAGGCATATCCAAAGCGAGCGGTGTAGCTGAAGTGTGTAAGTTGCTTGGCATTGAGATGTCTGAGGTAGTCGCGGTCGGCGACAGCTTGAACGATCTAGCGGTTATTGAAGCTGTAGGTCTAGGCGTAGCTATGGGAAATGCCCAGGAGCAAGTGAAAGAAGCGGCAGATCTCATTGTGGCGAGCAATAATGAAGATGGCATCGTTGAAGTCATCCGTGAACATATTTTAAAGGGGGAGTAA